One segment of Danio aesculapii chromosome 3, fDanAes4.1, whole genome shotgun sequence DNA contains the following:
- the LOC130221789 gene encoding probable helicase with zinc finger domain — MSEVSVERVLNVQGKQFRVLFLSTVRTRHTCKHKQTAIKRKEQLVEDSTEDLDYGFLSNYKLLNTAITRAQSLVAVVGDPIALCSVGRCRKFWETFISICHENHSLHGITFEQIKVQLEALELKKTYVLNPLAPEFIPRALRSQHPPQQGPGKHQHSPPKAKGQLANHTEPFPPEGFVQPNAAVLMGNPIQAFTPPGAGAPASGKSPSPVQRLDPGASILYVPAVYGGNMVMPMPLPLPWAGYQSRFAMDPRFMSHQAAMYNLNLRPAASRTSPVLYGFSHASPLGLNQQQNTEKELLQEPSGNGKMDINGKAEHCRLLTPERKAPELKEKQGDPESVQNKSPEPQSSMGFPTNRLIRKDPQRALNFHLGPPHPGFPSHHGNSQFPQQYGLSRPPLRMQTPMHPQASSFPPSFFSGPPMGPRGLQSPVLEGGEDPMGAGMSEDLKGVVRGLPAQMHQQPLRLNSFGEESLDSLLGDTLDGQPSSGMEALQHQQQARVGQWGEHAPFLPAGVAPFPLPQQLAHLGPHGLRIPQQILRAGWGLGPAADEEPRPTMPRYPGLLREMLPQDQQYEQRDPAEMPPPQSRLLQYRQQIQPRSPGDLPSPSSSAPNHSFPAPTQPSYPDTSREPPVGFSQAPFPPDHSAGPLPVKYLLQEAHWPHPAHMLGHGLPFGMQAMAQRQDPGPLQHQQQKQQLQAPQSSLHSLEEYEPRGPGRPLYQRRISSSSPQPYPDSLEPQDQPVPSYRYPSADLWLGGPGPVPGPAPIHNIPCNGASHIGPHREILVSKAMSEEQMKAECLQPPPPPPPPHPASTASLQHHGQFPPLLPSKQTPPDPGGGGNTSPAGHPKPPTMSYASALRAPPKPRPLLPEQGKKNSDPISLLQELSIGSSNSSNGYYTYFK; from the exons gtaAGCAGTTCCGGGTGCTGTTCTTGAGCACGGTGCGCACGCGTCACACCTGCAAACACAAGCAGACGGCCATCAAGAGGAAGGAGCAGCTGGTGGAGGACTCGACTGAAGATCTGGACTACGGCTTTCTGTCCAACTACAAGCTGCTGAACACCGCCATCACTCGAGCACAGTCACTGGTGGCCGTGGTGGGAGACCCCATCGCCCTCTGCTCTGTGGGAcgctgcag AAAGTTCTGGGAGACCTTCATCTCTATCTGCCATGAGAACCACAGCCTCCACGGCATCACCTTTGAGCAGATTAAGGTCCAGCTGGAGGCCCTGGAGCTGAAGAAGACGTATGTGCTCAACCCGCTGGCCCCAGAGTTCATCCCTCGGGCCCTGCGCTCGCAGCATCCGCCGCAACAGGGCCCTGGAAAACACCAGCACTCCCCACCAAAG GCTAAAGGACAGCTGGCCAATCACACGGAGCCCTTCCCCCCTGAAGGTTTCG TTCAGCCCAATGCTGCGGTGTTGATGGGAAACCCAATCCAGGCCTTTACTCCACCGGGTGCAGGAGCGCCAGCTTCTGGAAAATCACCGAGTCCCGTTCAGAGACTCGACCCCGGGGCCAGCATCCTATATGTGCCTGCAGTTTATGGGGGAAATATGGTGATGCCCATGCCTCTTCCG TTGCCCTGGGCTGGTTATCAGAGCCGTTTTGCGATGGATCCTCGCTTTATGAGCCACCAGGCGGCCATGTACAACTTGAACCTGCGTCCTGCAGCCAGTCGCACCTCACCTGTGCTGTACGGATTCAGTCACGCATCACCTTTAGGCCTCAACCAGCAGCAAAATACAGAGAAAGAGCTGCTTCAAGAGCCCAGCGGGAACG GGAAAATGGACATTAATGGGAAAGCCGAGCATTGTCGACTGCTGACGCCTGAGAGAAAAGCCCCTGAACTGAAGGAAAAACAG GGGGATCCAGAATCGGTCCAAAACAAGAGTCCAGAGCCCCAGTCCAGCATGGGCTTCCCTACAAACCGCCTCATACGCAAAGACCCCCAGAGAGCCCTCAATTTCCACCTCGGACCCCCACATCCTGGATTCCCCTCTCATCATGGGAACAGCCAGTTCCCGCAGCAGTACGGCCTGTCCCGACCCCCTCTCCGCATGCAGACGCCCATGCATCCGCAGGCCTCCTCCTTTCCTCCGTCGTTTTTCAGCGGGCCGCCGATGGGACCCCGCGGACTGCAGTCTCCGGTGCTGGAAGGCGGAGAGGACCCGATGGGGGCCGGGATGTCTGAGGATCTGAAGGGTGTGGTTCGGGGTCTGCCTGCACAGATGCACCAGCAGCCGCTCCGACTCAACAGCTTCGGGGAGGAGAGCTTGGACTCGCTGTTGGGCGACACTTTAg ATGGTCAGCCGTCGTCAGGAATGGAGGCTCTTCAGCATCAGCAGCAGGCTCGTGTGGGCCAGTGGGGGGAGCACGCACCCTTCCTGCCGGCCGGTGTTGCCCCGTTCCCGCTGCCGCAGCAGCTGGCTCATCTGGGACCACATGGACTGCGCATCCCTCAGCAGATCCTGAGAGCCGGATGGGGCCTGGGGCCAGCAGCAGACGAGGAGCCCAGACCTACCATGCCCAG GTATCCGGGTCTGCTGCGTGAGATGCTCCCACAGGACCAGCAATATGAGCAGCGGGACCCTGCAGAAATGCCTCCTCCTCAGTCTCGTCTCCTTCAGTACCGTCAGCAGATCCAGCCTCGGAGCCCTGGAGACCTGCCGTCCCCCTCGTCCTCAGCCCCAAACCACAGCTTCCCCGCCCCGACTCAGCCCTCGTACCCCGACACCAGCCGAGAACCGCCTGTGGGCTTCAGTCAGGCTCCGTTCCCGCCGGATCACAGCGCGGGGCCACTTCCAGTAAAATACCTGCTCCAGGAGGCCCACTGGCCCCATCCCGCACACATGCTGGGGCATGGGTTGCCCTTCGGCATGCAGGCGATGGCACAGCGGCAGGATCCAGGGCCGCTGCAGCACCAGCAGCAGAAACAGCAGCTCCAGGCCCCGCAGAGCTCCCTGCACAGCCTAGAAGAG TATGAACCGCGGGGTCCGGGCCGGCCCCTGTACCAGCGCAGGATCTCCTCCAGCTCCCCTCAGCCGTATCCGGACAGCCTGGAGCCCCAGGACCAGCCGGTGCCCTCCTACAGATACCCCTCAGCAGACCTGTGGCTGGGCGGCCCCGGCCCTGTCCCGGGTCCCGCTCCAATACACAACATTCCATGCAACGGAGCCAGTCACATCGGCCCCCACCGCGAGATTTTAG TTTCGAAGGCGATGAGTGAAGAACAGATGAAGGCAGAGTGTCTccagcctcctcctcctcctcctcctcctcatccggCCAGCACAGCGTCTCTCCAGCATCACGGACAGTTCCCGCCGCTCCTGCCCAGCAAGCAGACGCCGCCAGACCCTGGCGGAGGAGGAAACACCAGCCCCGCGGGACACCCTAAACCCCCCACCATGTCCTACGCCAGTGCCCTGCGCGCGCCGCCCAAACCGCGGCCGCTGCTACCCGAGCAGGGCAAGAAGAACAGCGACCCCATCTCGCTCTTACAGGAGCTTAGCATAGGCAGTTCAAACAGTAGCAATGGCTATTACACCTATTTTAAATAA